One segment of Primulina tabacum isolate GXHZ01 chromosome 14, ASM2559414v2, whole genome shotgun sequence DNA contains the following:
- the LOC142525305 gene encoding glycine-rich protein-like — protein MGSKAIVFLGLLVAMLLLISSEVAARELVEETSKVTEAEPAQYGGGRGRRCRHGCCGRGYHGCRCCSYAGQAVDADFNEVETHN, from the coding sequence ATGGGTTCCAAGGCAATTGTGTTTCTTGGCCTCTTGGTAGCCATGCTTCTTCTCATTTCCTCCGAGGTTGCCGCGAGGGAATTGGTCGAGGAAACATCAAAGGTAACCGAAGCTGAACCTGCCCAGTACGGCGGCGGCCGTGGGAGGCGCTGCCGCCACGGCTGCTGCGGACGAGGCTACCACGGCTGCAGGTGCTGCAGCTACGCCGGCCAAGCTGTGGATGCCGACTTTAACGAAGTCGAAACTCACAACTAA